The following proteins come from a genomic window of Sesamum indicum cultivar Zhongzhi No. 13 linkage group LG10, S_indicum_v1.0, whole genome shotgun sequence:
- the LOC105172195 gene encoding peptidyl-prolyl cis-trans isomerase CYP22 isoform X1 — MASGGGGANGGGAAVEWHQRPPNPKNPIVFFDITIGNIPAGRIKMELFADIAPKTAENFRQFCTGEYSRKAGLPVGYKGCQFHRVIKDFMIQAGDFLKGDGSGCVSIYGSKFDDENFVAKHTGPGLLSMANSGPNSNGCQFFITCAKCDWLDNKHVVFGRVLGDGLLIVRKIENVATGPNNRPKLACVIAECGEM, encoded by the exons ATGGCCTCGGGAGGCGGCGGCGCCAACGGCGGAGGAGCGGCGGTGGAGTGGCACCAGAGACCGCCGAACCCTAAAAACCCCATCGTCTTTTTTGACATTACTATTGGCAACATCCCTGCTGGCCGTATCAAGATGGAGCTTTTTGCTGATATTGCCCCAAAAACTGCAGAAAATTTCCG GCAGTTCTGTACAGGTGAATACAG CAGAAAAGCTGGATTACCTGTTGGGTACAAGGGTTGTCAGTTCCATAGAGTGATCAAGGATTTCATGATTCAAGCTGGTGACTTTCTGAAG GGTGATGGCAGTGGATGTGTATCCATTTATGGAAGTAAGTTTgatgatgaaaattttgtagCGAAGCACACTGGACCTGGGCTACTGTCAATG GCAAATAGTGGGCCAAACTCTAATGGGTGTCAG TTCTTCATAACTTGTGCCAAGTGTGACTGGCTTGACAACAAACATGTAGTTTTTGGG CGTGTGCTTGGAGACGGTCTTTTGATCGTAAGGAAGATTGAGAATGTAGCCACTGGACCCAACAACCGACCTAAACTGGCTTGCGTTATTGCGGAATGCGGAGAGATGTAA
- the LOC105172195 gene encoding peptidyl-prolyl cis-trans isomerase CYP22 isoform X2 has translation MASGGGGANGGGAAVEWHQRPPNPKNPIVFFDITIGNIPAGRIKMELFADIAPKTAENFRQFCTGEYRKAGLPVGYKGCQFHRVIKDFMIQAGDFLKGDGSGCVSIYGSKFDDENFVAKHTGPGLLSMANSGPNSNGCQFFITCAKCDWLDNKHVVFGRVLGDGLLIVRKIENVATGPNNRPKLACVIAECGEM, from the exons ATGGCCTCGGGAGGCGGCGGCGCCAACGGCGGAGGAGCGGCGGTGGAGTGGCACCAGAGACCGCCGAACCCTAAAAACCCCATCGTCTTTTTTGACATTACTATTGGCAACATCCCTGCTGGCCGTATCAAGATGGAGCTTTTTGCTGATATTGCCCCAAAAACTGCAGAAAATTTCCG GCAGTTCTGTACAGGTGAATACAG AAAAGCTGGATTACCTGTTGGGTACAAGGGTTGTCAGTTCCATAGAGTGATCAAGGATTTCATGATTCAAGCTGGTGACTTTCTGAAG GGTGATGGCAGTGGATGTGTATCCATTTATGGAAGTAAGTTTgatgatgaaaattttgtagCGAAGCACACTGGACCTGGGCTACTGTCAATG GCAAATAGTGGGCCAAACTCTAATGGGTGTCAG TTCTTCATAACTTGTGCCAAGTGTGACTGGCTTGACAACAAACATGTAGTTTTTGGG CGTGTGCTTGGAGACGGTCTTTTGATCGTAAGGAAGATTGAGAATGTAGCCACTGGACCCAACAACCGACCTAAACTGGCTTGCGTTATTGCGGAATGCGGAGAGATGTAA
- the LOC105172198 gene encoding 2-oxoglutarate dehydrogenase, mitochondrial-like, with amino-acid sequence MAWFRAGSNVAKLAVRRTLSQSCLYLTPMRITPARNQYFHTTVFRSKAQSAPVPRPVPLSRLTDSFLDGTSSVYLEELQRAWEQDPNSVDESWDNFFRNFVGQATTSPGISGQTIQESMRLMLLVRAYQVYGHMKAKLDPLGLEERPIPDDLDPALYGFTEADLDREFFIGVWRMSGFLSENRPVQTLRAILKRLEQAYCGNIGYEYMHIADREKCNWLRDKIETPTPTQYSRQRREVILDRLIWSSQFENFLAAKWTAAKRFGLEGCETLIPGMKEMFDRSADLGVESIVIGMSHRGRLNVLGNVVRKPLRQIFSEFSGGTKPTDEVGLYTGTGDVKYHLGTSYDRPTRGGKRIHLSLVANPSHLEAVDPVVVGKTRAKQYYSNDVDRTKNMGVLIHGDGSFAGQGVVYETLHLSALPNYTTGGTIHIVVNNQVAFTTDPRSGRSSQYCTDVAKALSAPIFHVNGDDVEAVVHVCELAAEWRQTFHTDVVVDIVCYRRFGHNEIDEPSFTQPKMYKVIRNHPSALQIYQNKLLESGQVTKEDIDQINSKVLSILNEEFLASKDYVPQRRDWLSAYWSGFKSPEQLSRIRNTGVKPEILKNVGKAITTLPENFKPHRAVKRIFEDRAKMIETGEGIDWAVGEALAFATLLVEGNHVRLSGQDVERGTFSHRHSVIHDQETGEKYCPLDHVMMNQNEEMFTVSNSSLSEFGVLGFELGYSMENPNSLVLWEAQFGDFANGAQVIFDQFLSSGEAKWLRQTGLVVLLPHGYDGQGPEHSSARLERFLQMSDDNPYVIPEMDPTLRKQIQECNWQVVNVTTPANYFHVLRRQIHREFRKPLIVMSPKNLLRHKDCKSNLSEFDDVQGHPGFDKQGTRFKRLIKDQNDHSDLEDGIRRLILCSGKVYYELDEERKKVNGKDIAICRVEQLCPFPYDLIQRELKRYPNAEVVWCQEEPMNMGAYNYISPRLGTAMKALGRGTLEDIKYVGRAPSAATATGFYQVHVKEQTELVQKAMQPDPIN; translated from the exons ATGGCCTGGTTTAGAGCTGGGTCTAATGTGGCTAAGCTTGCTGTTAGGAGAACCTTATCACAAAGTTGCTTGTACTTAACGCCGATGCGGATCACTCCTGCTCGAAACCAATATTTCCATACCACAGTTTTTAGGTCAAAGGCGCAATCTGCTCCTGTTCCTCGTCCTGTTCCACTCTCCAGGTTGACTGACAGCTTCTTGGATGGGACAAGCAGTGTTTATCTTGAAGAGTTGCAGAGAGCGTGGGAGCAGGATCCCAATAGCGTCGATGAATCATGGGACAATTTTTTTAGGAACTTTGTTGGCCAGGCCACCACCTCGCCTGGAATTTCTGGCCAAACAATTCAAGAGAGTATGCGGTTGATGTTGCTTGTGAGAGCTTACCAGGTTTATGGTCATATGAAAGCCAAGTTGGATCCATTAGGTTTGGAAGAGAGGCCTATTCCAGATGATCTAGATCCAGCCCTTTATGGATTTACAGAAGCTGATCTTGACAGAGAATTCTTCATTGGTGTTTGGAGAATGTCAGGGTTCTTGTCTGAGAACCGTCCAGTGCAAACCTTAAGGGCAATATTGAAAAGACTAGAACAGGCTTATTGTGGAAATATTGGCTATGAATACATGCATATAGCTGATCGTGAAAAGTGTAACTGGCTGAGAGACAAAATTGAGACTCCAACACCAACTCAGTACAGTCGCCAGCGGCGTGAGGTGATCCTTGACCGTCTTATTTGGAGTTCACAATTTGAAAACTTCTTAGCAGCAAAATGGACTGCAGCCAAGAGATTTGGACTTGAAGGTTGTGAGACATTGATTCCTGGCATGAAGGAGATGTTTGACAGGTCAGCCGATCTTGGTGTAGAGAGTATTGTCATTGGGATGTCGCACAGAGGAAGGCTGAATGTTCTTGGTAATGTTGTCCGGAAACCACTTCGGCAGATCTTTAGTGAGTTTAGTGGTGGTACAAAACCTACGGATGAGGTCGGCCTTTACACTGGAACTGGTGATGTTAAATATCATTTGGGAACTTCTTATGACCGTCCAACAAGAGGGGGTAAGAGAATTCACTTGTCCCTCGTTGCAAATCCTAGTCACTTAGAAGCCGTGGACCCTGTTGTGGTTGGGAAAACTAGAGCCAAACAGTATTACTCTAATGATGTTGACAGAACAAAGAACATGGGTGTTTTGATTCATGGAGATGGTAGTTTTGCTGGACAAGGTGTTGTGTACGAGACCTTGCATCTTAGTGCTCTTCCAAATTACACAACTGGAGGTACCATTCACATAGTGGTCAACAATCAAGTAGCATTCACTACTGACCCCAGATCGGGAAGATCTTCGCAATATTGTACAGATGTTGCCAAAGCTTTGAGTGCTCCAATTTTCCATGTCAATGGTGATGATGTAGAAGCAGTTGTTCATGTCTGTGAACTTGCAGCAGAGTGGCGTCAGACATTCCATACTGATGTTGTGGTCGACATCGTCTGCTATCGTCGGTTTGGCCACAATGAAATTGATGAGCCATCATTCACTCAACCAAAGATGTATAAG GTTATCCGGAATCATCCTTCAGCACTTCAGATTTACCAAAACAAACTTCTAGAATCTGGTCAGGTTACAAAAGAAGACATTGATCAGATAAACAGCAAAGTCCTTTCAATTCTCAATGAAGAATTTCTGGCCAGCAAAGACTATGTACCTCAAAGAAGGGACTGGCTTTCAGCTTACTGGTCTGGATTCAAGTCTCCCGAACAGCTCTCACGCATTCGTAACACTGG TGTCAAACCagagattttgaaaaatgttggCAAGGCTATTACAACTCTTCCAGAAAATTTTAAGCCTCATAGAGCAGTGAAGAGGATTTTTGAAGACCGTGCAAAGATGATTGAGACAGGTGAGGGTATTGACTGGGCAGTGGGAGAAGCACTTGCTTTTGCAACCTTGCTTGTAGAAGGAAATCATGTCAGATTGAGTGGACAGGATGTCGAACGAGGTACTTTCAGCCATAGGCATTCTGTTATTCATGATCAAGAAACCGGGGAAAAATACTGCCCCTTAGACCATGTTATGATGAACCAAAACGAAGAGATGTTTACTGTGAGCAACAG CTCTCTGTCAGAGTTTGGAGTTTTGGGTTTTGAATTAGGTTACTCAATGGAAAATCCGAATTCTCTGGTACTCTGGGAAGCCCAATTTGGTGATTTTGCCAACGGGGCTCAGGTGATATTTGACCAATTCTTGAGCAGTGGGGAGGCGAAATGGTTGCGTCAAACTGGACTGGTTGTCCTGCTACCTCATGGATATGATGGACAAGGCCCTGAACACTCAAGTGCTCGTTTGGAACGTTTCCTTCAG ATGAGTGATGATAATCCCTATGTGATTCCTGAGATGGATCCAACCCTTAGGAAACAAATTCAGGAATGCAATTGGCAAGTGGTGAATGTAACTACTCCTGCAAATTATTTCCATGTTTTGCGGCGCCAA ATACATAGGGAATTCCGTAAACCTCTAATTGTGATGTCACCAAAGAACTTACTTCGTCACAAGGATTGTAAATCTAATTTATCCGAGTTTGACGATGTTCAAGGTCACCCAGGTTTTGACAAGCAAGGAACAAGATTTAAACGCCTtataaaggaccaaaatgatCACTCAGATCTTGAAGACGGTATCAGACGTCTGATTCTGTGCTCAGGAAAG GTTTACTATGAGCTCGACGAAGAGAGGAAAAAAGTTAATGGAAAGGACATTGCGATTTGTAGGGTCGAGCAGCTTTGTCCCTTCCCTTATGATCTCATCCAACGAGAGCTGAAGCGATATCCAA ATGCAGAAGTTGTCTGGTGTCAGGAAGAGCCAATGAACATGGGCGCATACAACTACATTTCTCCACGCCTTGGCACTGCAATGAAAGCACTCGGTAGAGGTACTTTGGAAGACATCAAGTATGTCGGGCGTGCTCCATCTGCAGCCACAGCTACTGGCTTTTACCAAGTTCATGTAAAAGAGCAAACTGAACTCGTGCAGAAAGCCATGCAGCCTGATCCAATTAATTAG